A single window of Nicotiana sylvestris chromosome 3, ASM39365v2, whole genome shotgun sequence DNA harbors:
- the LOC138887539 gene encoding uncharacterized protein — protein MGRIEMMFEQMIKKNADSDTQLASYNTSIRNLEVQLGQISQSLNTCPKGSLPSDTVVNPKGGKNTRHAIAVIIRSGRGGDVNTSKQKEVVSDEVEVQEDDVPIVDEQVSEENMNEEVRIDIHDNEKKNENQYKKFIEMMKILPINVSLVEDLEQMPGYTKFMKDLVTKKRSMDYRTMKRLLGIIDDVLIRVDKFILAADFVILDCEVNYEVPIILGRHFLATKKALVDMEAGELTFRVGDEKVIFHVCKSLKQPNSTEVCSFVDLVTEVIVDDTSAMINVEDPLEAVLLNLDVNEDEGRVEYVNALHGMGSYYYEPRKLSLDLENRKTPPTKPSIEEPPIDATLAVIQIRKKAIGWTLANIRGISPAFCMYNIILEDDAKPSVEH, from the exons atgggaaggatcgagatgatgtttgaacaaatgataaaaaagAATGCCGACTCTGATACCCAGTTGGCATCCTACAATACTTCAATtcgaaacttggaggttcaacttggccaGATTTCACAATCTTTGAATACTTGCCCTAAGGGgtctctacctagtgatacggtagtaaacccgaagggtgggaaaaATACCAGGCATGCAATAGCGGTGATCATAAGAAGCGGtcgaggtggtgatgtgaatacctccaagcaaaaggaagttgtgagtgatgaggTTGAAGTGCAAGAGGATGATGTTCCTatagttgatgagcaagtgagtgaagagaatatgaatgaggaagtgagaattgatattcatgataatgag aaaaagaatgaaaaccaatataagaagtttattgagatgatgaaaatCTTGCCAATCAATGTTTCTTTGGTGGAAGatcttgagcaaatgccgggttacaccaagtttatgaaagacttggtgacaaaaaagagatctatggatt atagaactatgaagaggctgcttggtattattgatgatgttcttatcCGGGTGGACAAGTTTATCTTGGCTGCTGATTTTGTGATTCTCGACTGCGAAGTCAACTATGAGGTGCCTATAATTTTGGGAAGACATTTCCTAGCAACTAAgaaggcattggttgatatgGAAGCAGGAGAGCTCAcattccgggtgggtgatgaaaaagtaaTCTTTCATGTATGCAAATCACTGAAGCAGCCGAATAgtactgaagtgtgctcttttgtggatcttgtcacagaggtgatagttgatgatactagtgccatgatcaatgtggaggatcctttaGAAGCAGTATTGTTGAACCTTGATGTGAATGAGGATGAAGGTAGGGTGGAGTATGTCAATGCTTTACACGGAATGGGCTCTTATTATTATGAGCCCCGTaagctctctttggatcttgagaacagaaagactccgccaacaaagccctcaattgaggaacctccc atagatgccacattggcggtgatCCAAATAcgaaagaaggcaattggatggactttagctaatATTCGAGGAATAAGCCCTGCCTTTTGCATGTACAATATTATACTTGAAGATGATGCCAAGCCCTCCGTGGAACATTAA